One Natator depressus isolate rNatDep1 chromosome 5, rNatDep2.hap1, whole genome shotgun sequence DNA segment encodes these proteins:
- the MBLAC2 gene encoding acyl-coenzyme A thioesterase MBLAC2 yields MSALEWFAHKPLGGGIYWIQERFYESGNRANIWLVRGSQRDVVIDTGLGLRSLPEYLHSAGLLRPGAGPGEAEGGDRRPLLAVATHVHFDHAGGLHQFDEVAVHSAEAGALLRGDNYETVTWLSDSEVVRPPSPGWSARQFRVQPVQPTHVLQEGDVINLGDRQLTVMHMPGHSRGSICLHDRDQKILFSGDVVYDGSMIDWLPYSKISDYVTTCERLIELVDRGLVEKVLPGHFNTFGAERLYRLASNYISKAGVCHKISTCAMRSIASLALRVTNSRVTS; encoded by the exons ATGTCGGCGCTGGAGTGGTTCGCCCACAAGCCCCTGGGCGGCGGCATCTACTGGATCCAGGAGCGGTTCTACGAGTCCGGCAACCGAGCCAACATCTGGCTGGTGCGGGGCTCGCAGCGCGACGTGGTGATCGACACCGGCCTGGGGCTGCGCAGCCTGCCCGAGTATCTCCACTCGGCCGGGCTGCTGCGGCCGGGCGCCGGGCCCGGGGAGGCGGAGGGCGGGGACAGGAGGCCCCTGCTAGCCGTGGCCACCCACGTACACTTCGATCACGCGGGCGGGCTGCACCAGTTCGACGAGGTGGCGGTGCACAGCGCCGAGGCGGGCGCGCTGCTCCGCGGGGACAACTACGAGACCGTCACCTGGCTGTCGGACAGCGAGGTGGTGCGGCCGCCCAGCCCGGGCTGGAGCGCCCGGCAGTTCCGAGTGCAGCCCGTGCAGCCCACCCACGTCCTGCAGGAGG GGGACGTGATCAACCTTGGTGACCGACAACTGACTGTCATGCATATGCCTGGTCATTCAAGAGGAAGTATTTGCTTACACGACAGAGATCAGAAGATATTGTTCAGCGGAGATGTTGTTTATGATGGATCGATGATTGACTGGCTTCCCTACAGCAAGATAAGTGATTATGTCACAACTTGTGAGCGTCTTATAGAATTAGTGGACAGAGGCCTTGTGGAGAAGGTACTTCCAGGGCATTTTAACACCTTTGGAGCTGAAAGGCTGTATCGTTTAGCTTCCAACTACATTTCAAAAGCTGGAGTTTGTCACAAAATTTCTACCTGTGCCATGAGGTCCATTGCAAGTTTAGCTCTTCGTGTGACAAATTCTAGAGTCACTTCTTAG
- the POLR3G gene encoding DNA-directed RNA polymerase III subunit RPC7, translated as MAGSGKGRGRAAFTFNIEAIGFAKGETLPEVAFKPRPLFPPTDFKPVPLKMGEEEDYMLALKQEFRASMKKMPYFMRNEDENQGIEKYSKKYLQMKKESMEWTPDWRRLPREMKPRKKTKKAGEKTKKAKVATPTSHVDVLKKIEELEKKGDEEKSDEEKEKEKDKEGEEEEEEAAANEQEEYDEEEHEEENDYIASYFEDGDDFGAGSDDNMDEATY; from the exons ATGGCTGGGTCAGGGAAAGGAAGAGGACGTGCTGCATTTACTTTCAACATCGAGGCTATTGGCTTTGCCAAAGGTGAAACGCTACCTGAAGTAGCATTCAAGCCCCGTCCACTGTTTCCT CCAACAGATTTTAAGCCAGTGCCTCTGAAAATGGGAGAGGAAGAGGATTATATGTTGGCCTTAAAGCAAGAATTTAGAGCAAGTATGAAAAAAATGCCTTATTTTATGCGAAACGAAGATGAAAATCAAG GAATTGAAAAATATAGTAAAAAGTACCTGCAGATGAAAAAAGAATCCATGGAATGGACCCCAG ATTGGAGAAGGCTCCCAAGAGAGATGAAGCCAAGGAAAAAGACCAAAAAAG CAGGTGAAAAAACGAAAAAGGCAAAAGTTGCCACACCCACAAGTCATGTGGATGTGTTGAAAAAAATTGAG GAGTTGGAAAAGAAAGGTGACGAAGAAAAATCTGAtgaggaaaaggagaaagaaaaagacaaagagggtgaagaagaagaagaagaagcagcagcaaatgaacAAGAAGAATATGATGAAGAGGAACATGAAGAG GAAAACGACTATATTGCTTCATATTTTGAAGATGGCGATGACTTTGGTGCTGGCAGTGATGACAATATGGATGAAGCAACCTATTAG